From Acidaminococcus timonensis, the proteins below share one genomic window:
- a CDS encoding sensor histidine kinase: MRFHSVRYKMMLSTFVLILVCALVVIYICNQQMETHFFQYLQDPSALAGQNGQGGGFGHGMGHGMMGGGMGMGGMHHRMMLGAAERTFVESYHRSLWWIGFLFAGIGLVVSYFLSGNITRPLRQLSRAAEKIRQGELKQEVPVETRDEVGQLAAVFNQMSAELAVNENNRQELLANIAHELKTPLAILQGHLESMLDGVEQPEPDKLFSMQEEVMRLTRLVGDLRDLSLAQVHQLELHLQPMDLGEKTERAAEMLEPLLEEKNLHFVKELAPELPLRQLDPDRLNQILYNLITNAIRYTTPGTAILLKTEAAGENVRLLIADEGPGIAPEDLPHVFEQFYRGDKSRNRALGGSGIGLSLAKSFVEAQGGSIRAENRKNGGAAFIVEFPDR; encoded by the coding sequence ATGCGCTTTCACAGTGTCCGGTATAAAATGATGCTGAGCACTTTTGTGCTGATCCTGGTCTGTGCCCTGGTGGTGATCTATATCTGCAACCAGCAGATGGAAACCCACTTTTTCCAGTATCTCCAGGACCCCTCTGCCCTGGCAGGGCAGAACGGGCAGGGCGGCGGCTTTGGCCATGGTATGGGTCACGGCATGATGGGTGGCGGTATGGGCATGGGAGGCATGCACCACCGGATGATGCTGGGCGCTGCGGAACGGACTTTTGTGGAATCCTATCACAGATCCCTGTGGTGGATCGGATTCCTTTTTGCCGGAATCGGACTGGTGGTGAGTTATTTCCTGTCCGGGAACATCACCCGTCCTCTGCGGCAGCTGTCCCGGGCGGCAGAAAAAATCCGCCAGGGGGAACTGAAACAGGAAGTCCCGGTGGAAACCCGGGATGAAGTGGGACAGCTGGCAGCGGTGTTCAACCAGATGTCCGCGGAGCTGGCGGTGAACGAAAACAACCGCCAGGAGCTGCTGGCCAACATTGCCCATGAATTGAAGACACCTCTCGCCATCCTCCAGGGCCATCTGGAAAGCATGCTGGACGGCGTGGAACAGCCGGAACCGGACAAACTGTTTTCCATGCAGGAAGAAGTGATGCGGCTGACCCGGCTGGTGGGGGACCTGCGGGATCTGTCCCTGGCCCAGGTCCATCAGCTGGAACTCCATCTCCAGCCAATGGATCTGGGAGAAAAGACGGAACGGGCCGCAGAAATGCTGGAACCCCTGCTGGAGGAGAAAAACCTCCATTTTGTGAAAGAACTGGCTCCGGAGCTGCCGCTGCGGCAGCTGGATCCGGACCGGCTGAACCAGATCCTGTACAACCTGATCACCAATGCCATCCGGTACACCACCCCCGGGACGGCCATCCTTCTGAAAACGGAAGCGGCAGGAGAGAACGTGCGGCTGCTCATTGCCGATGAAGGACCGGGGATCGCCCCGGAGGATCTGCCCCACGTATTCGAACAGTTCTACCGGGGGGACAAATCCCGGAATCGGGCCCTGGGAGGCAGCGGCATCGGTCTCTCTCTGGCCAAAAGCTTTGTGGAGGCCCAGGGAGGTTCCATCCGGGCCGAGAACCGGAAAAACGGAGGCGCGGCGTTCATCGTTGAATTCCCGGACCGATAG
- a CDS encoding response regulator transcription factor, whose product MKILVAEDEPTLNKIIAKRLKIETYSVDSAFNGKEALEYLNAAEYDLLIVDIMMPEMDGLTLVKTIRQQGSQVPVLFLTALDSTQDKVTGLDSGGDDYLVKPFEFDELLARIRSLLRRSNPQQTASTQLSLADLTLDTRTHTVTRAGKEIALTPKEFSVLDYLLRNQGTVLSREQILEHAWDFSYEGYSNMVDVYIKTLRKKIDRDFTPKLLHTVRGAGYVLKV is encoded by the coding sequence ATGAAAATCCTTGTTGCAGAAGATGAACCCACGTTAAATAAGATCATTGCCAAGCGGCTGAAAATCGAGACCTATTCGGTGGACAGTGCCTTCAACGGCAAAGAAGCCCTGGAATATCTGAATGCCGCCGAATATGACCTGCTGATCGTGGATATCATGATGCCCGAGATGGATGGCCTGACGCTGGTAAAGACCATCCGGCAACAGGGCTCCCAGGTGCCCGTCCTGTTTTTGACCGCACTGGACAGCACCCAGGACAAAGTCACCGGTCTGGACAGCGGCGGTGACGATTATCTGGTGAAGCCCTTTGAATTTGACGAGCTGCTGGCCCGTATCCGCAGCCTGCTCCGGCGCAGCAATCCCCAGCAGACCGCCAGCACCCAGCTTTCCCTGGCTGATCTGACCCTGGATACCCGGACCCATACTGTAACCCGGGCCGGCAAGGAAATCGCCCTGACCCCCAAAGAATTCTCCGTGCTGGATTACCTGCTGCGGAACCAGGGCACCGTCCTTTCCCGGGAACAGATCCTGGAGCATGCCTGGGATTTTTCCTATGAAGGGTATTCCAACATGGTGGATGTGTACATCAAGACCCTGCGAAAAAAGATCGACAGGGATTTTACGCCCAAGCTGCTGCACACCGTAAGAGGAGCGGGCTATGTGCTCAAAGTGTAA
- a CDS encoding response regulator transcription factor, with translation MYSVLLVDDDPKLLGLLKNYFTKEGFGVLTARDGEEALQVFRRDHPQLLVLDLMLPRIDGRDVCRTIRQESTVPIIMLTARDAEFDRLMGLELGADDYVTKPFSMRELVARVRALLRRTYGAYGQKAETAPSAVLQVGNLKLDQDRHEVLRFNASADRWESIELTPIEFSLLEVLMKSPGRVFNRLQLMENSHGFAFDGYERTIDAHIRNLRRKIETEPKNPRYILTVYGIGYKFGG, from the coding sequence ATGTATTCCGTTCTGCTGGTGGATGACGATCCCAAACTGCTGGGACTTTTAAAAAATTACTTTACGAAGGAAGGGTTTGGGGTACTCACGGCCCGGGACGGGGAAGAAGCCCTGCAGGTGTTCCGCAGGGACCATCCCCAGCTGCTGGTGCTGGATCTGATGCTGCCCAGGATCGATGGCCGGGATGTGTGCCGGACCATCCGTCAGGAAAGTACGGTACCCATCATCATGCTCACGGCCCGGGATGCGGAATTCGATCGGCTCATGGGGCTGGAACTGGGGGCGGATGATTATGTGACCAAACCCTTCAGCATGCGGGAACTGGTGGCCCGGGTCCGGGCCCTGCTGCGGCGTACCTACGGGGCCTATGGCCAGAAGGCGGAAACGGCTCCTTCCGCCGTGCTCCAGGTGGGGAACCTGAAACTGGACCAGGACCGGCACGAAGTCCTGCGGTTCAACGCATCCGCAGATCGGTGGGAATCCATTGAACTGACACCCATCGAGTTCAGCCTGCTGGAAGTCCTTATGAAAAGTCCTGGAAGAGTGTTCAACCGGCTGCAATTAATGGAAAACAGTCATGGCTTCGCCTTCGATGGGTATGAACGGACCATTGACGCCCATATCCGGAATTTGCGGCGGAAAATCGAGACGGAACCGAAGAATCCCCGGTACATCCTGACGGTGTACGGGATCGGGTATAAATTTGGAGGCTGA
- a CDS encoding HAMP domain-containing sensor histidine kinase has product MCSKCKKVPEFFRQLGRNLWHRLNTLPVSARVTLWYTLFLTLILVLFTGVLLNMGEDYERRTSGRTLIKAVEKASDRYEKKEGKFKAFDNNVYLSLRDHTGKLLKGAEPEGAPELPINFNKGPQQVIIQGESYHYIDHPLPPDQKDFRPEMGKWPPFVRGYLPDRAYTQHYRVLLLTALITLPLFLLLVTLGGYKIIKRSFAPVQAISQAARAIGETGDLSQRIPLDDSQDEIHQMGRTFNWMLEQLENLLEREKRFTSDVSHELRTPTAVIMSESEFGKDYTDNIDEAKEEFRHIFLQSRRMSRLINQLLELSRLGNRKHLELQPVKLSRLVLETLQDYQKLPQAQELQWHAQVEPDQVVLGDDQLIHRILGNYLDNALKFTRTRITVTLARQDGCIALAVEDDGPGIPEEDQEKIWDRLYQSDPSRNKKQNMGLGLGLSFVAAAAKLMQAKATVESKEGKGSTFGLVFKA; this is encoded by the coding sequence ATGTGCTCAAAGTGTAAAAAGGTGCCGGAATTTTTCCGGCAGCTGGGACGGAACCTGTGGCACCGGCTGAACACCCTGCCCGTATCCGCCCGGGTGACCCTGTGGTACACCCTGTTCCTGACTCTCATCCTGGTACTGTTCACCGGGGTGCTGCTGAATATGGGTGAGGACTATGAGCGGCGAACCTCCGGACGTACCCTGATCAAAGCCGTGGAAAAAGCCTCTGACCGGTATGAAAAGAAAGAGGGGAAATTCAAAGCCTTCGACAACAATGTCTACCTGTCCCTGCGGGATCATACCGGGAAGCTGCTCAAAGGAGCAGAACCTGAGGGTGCCCCGGAACTGCCCATCAACTTCAACAAAGGTCCCCAGCAGGTGATCATCCAGGGAGAAAGCTATCATTACATCGATCATCCTCTGCCTCCCGATCAGAAGGATTTCCGACCGGAGATGGGCAAATGGCCACCCTTTGTACGGGGGTACCTGCCAGACAGGGCTTACACCCAGCATTACCGTGTGCTTCTCCTCACCGCGCTCATCACCCTGCCGCTTTTCCTGCTCCTGGTCACCCTGGGCGGCTATAAGATCATCAAACGGAGTTTTGCTCCGGTCCAGGCCATCAGCCAGGCGGCACGGGCCATTGGGGAAACAGGGGATCTGAGCCAGCGTATCCCCCTGGATGACAGCCAGGATGAAATCCATCAGATGGGCCGTACCTTCAACTGGATGCTGGAACAGCTCGAAAACCTGCTGGAACGGGAAAAACGTTTTACCTCGGACGTATCCCATGAGCTGCGCACCCCCACGGCCGTGATCATGAGCGAAAGTGAATTCGGAAAGGACTATACGGACAACATCGACGAAGCAAAGGAGGAATTCCGGCACATCTTCCTGCAATCCCGCCGCATGAGCCGGCTGATCAACCAGCTGCTGGAGCTGTCCCGGCTGGGCAACCGGAAGCATCTGGAACTGCAGCCGGTAAAACTGTCCCGGCTGGTCCTGGAAACCCTCCAGGATTACCAGAAGCTGCCCCAGGCCCAGGAACTGCAGTGGCATGCCCAGGTGGAACCTGACCAGGTGGTCCTGGGAGACGATCAGCTGATCCATCGGATTCTGGGCAATTACCTGGACAATGCCCTGAAATTCACCCGGACCCGGATCACGGTGACCCTGGCCCGGCAAGATGGGTGCATTGCCCTGGCCGTGGAGGATGATGGACCGGGGATTCCCGAGGAGGATCAGGAAAAGATCTGGGACCGGCTGTACCAGTCAGATCCCTCCCGGAACAAAAAACAGAATATGGGACTGGGGCTGGGTCTTTCCTTTGTGGCTGCCGCGGCCAAGCTGATGCAAGCCAAAGCCACGGTGGAAAGCAAAGAAGGAAAGGGCAGCACGTTCGGGCTGGTTTTTAAGGCATGA
- a CDS encoding uracil-DNA glycosylase, translating into MESADSFDTLKKQLEDCTACPLRGDCQAPVGWFGSLESPLMIVGEGPGGVEDDYGCPLIGPSGQLLDKALWSVRITRDRVYTTNVIKCRPKGNRTPTVEEGAFCARRWLDQEIRLLQPKVILGLGSVALRYFRGPDARITRERGQWYTTTEGIPFLATFHPSYLLRLSGQAQIAAKWEVFHDLEAVKAKVEAAVPGYNWNSGAPVHLFELFRKRN; encoded by the coding sequence GTGGAATCTGCAGATTCGTTCGATACCCTGAAAAAACAGCTGGAAGACTGCACCGCCTGCCCTCTGCGGGGCGACTGTCAGGCCCCGGTAGGCTGGTTCGGCAGCCTGGAAAGCCCTCTCATGATTGTAGGCGAAGGCCCCGGCGGCGTGGAGGATGACTACGGCTGTCCTCTGATCGGCCCCAGCGGCCAGCTGCTGGACAAGGCCCTGTGGTCCGTAAGGATCACCCGGGATCGGGTGTATACCACCAATGTGATCAAATGCCGACCCAAAGGCAACCGCACCCCCACGGTGGAGGAAGGTGCCTTCTGTGCCAGACGCTGGCTGGATCAGGAAATCCGGCTGCTGCAGCCCAAAGTGATCCTGGGGCTGGGCAGCGTAGCCCTGCGGTATTTCCGGGGGCCGGATGCCCGCATCACCCGGGAACGGGGCCAGTGGTACACGACCACGGAAGGCATCCCCTTCCTGGCCACCTTCCATCCCTCCTACCTGCTGCGCCTCAGCGGCCAGGCCCAGATTGCCGCCAAATGGGAGGTATTCCACGACCTGGAGGCCGTCAAGGCCAAAGTGGAGGCCGCCGTCCCGGGCTACAACTGGAACAGCGGGGCGCCGGTGCATCTGTTTGAGCTGTTCCGGAAACGGAACTGA
- a CDS encoding LysR family transcriptional regulator, with the protein MDSKDILLLKTLYEEKNITHTARRLFISQPAITDRLKRMEAEFGTTLFIRQPRGIRFTSAGELVHQYCLRTEKDYRQVRAALEGLATHPSGTLSIGCSNVFAKYHMPRLLSQFQKTCPQIQIHLQSGFTHNLYRDFLQGKFQVCIVRGDHNWTEERKFLWQDALCLFSRDPVDLERLPEYPYIHYVTDPLLQDVLDDWWYSHYRETPRTLIVTDAMDTAMKMVQQGLGFTLLSQSCGQDAPDIRPVPLTQSDGSPLMRKTWLYYRKDYQLVSSIKAFVEFMDEQY; encoded by the coding sequence ATGGATTCCAAAGACATCCTTCTTCTCAAAACCCTGTATGAAGAAAAGAACATCACCCATACTGCCAGACGGCTCTTCATCTCCCAGCCCGCCATTACGGACCGGCTGAAACGGATGGAAGCGGAATTCGGCACCACCCTGTTCATCCGCCAGCCCCGGGGCATCCGGTTCACCTCAGCCGGTGAACTGGTCCATCAGTACTGCCTGCGCACGGAAAAGGACTACCGGCAGGTACGGGCCGCCCTGGAGGGACTGGCGACCCATCCCAGCGGCACCCTGTCCATCGGCTGCTCCAACGTGTTTGCCAAATACCACATGCCCCGGCTGCTTTCCCAGTTCCAGAAAACCTGTCCCCAGATCCAGATCCACCTCCAGAGCGGATTTACCCACAACCTGTACCGGGATTTCCTCCAGGGGAAATTCCAGGTGTGCATCGTACGGGGGGACCACAACTGGACGGAGGAACGGAAATTCCTGTGGCAGGATGCCCTGTGCCTGTTCAGCCGGGATCCGGTGGATCTGGAGCGGCTGCCGGAATATCCCTACATCCACTATGTGACAGATCCCCTGCTGCAGGATGTACTGGACGACTGGTGGTATTCCCATTACCGGGAAACACCCCGGACCCTCATTGTCACCGATGCCATGGACACGGCCATGAAGATGGTTCAGCAGGGCCTGGGGTTCACCCTGCTTTCCCAGAGCTGCGGCCAGGATGCCCCGGACATCCGGCCCGTGCCCCTGACCCAGTCGGACGGGTCGCCCCTCATGCGCAAAACCTGGCTGTACTACCGCAAAGATTACCAGCTGGTATCCAGCATCAAAGCCTTCGTGGAATTTATGGACGAGCAGTACTAA
- the amrA gene encoding AmmeMemoRadiSam system protein A, producing MTILASFAVPHPPIILPEIGRGEEKKIQKTIDAYDTVMKAAADLNPDTLVITSPHAELYLDYFHIAPGSRGRGSFAQFRAPQVEIAVDYDTTLASLIADDAQKAGIPAGFEGERNPELDHATMIPLYFFRKYKPLDQVKVVRIGLSGFPADVHYKLGQCIRRAVDQLGRRVVFIASGDLSHKLLPEGPYGAVPEGPVFDRACTECLEKSDFLRLLTLDDSLCTRAAECGLRSFWIMTGAWDEVALKSRLLSYEGPFGVGYGVASFYPEGPDPSRQFLLPLLQYQKKQKEERIAHEDPYVKLARLSVETFVKTGEPARLPAQLPDEMRTTRAGAFVSLHLHGQLRGCIGTISPVRSCVAEEILQNGISAATRDPRFPPVQPWELSDLEYNVDVLGKPEPVADAGQLDPKKYGVIVKSACDERKGLLLPDLDGVDTTAEQISIARQKGNIGAREPVELYRFQVVRHK from the coding sequence ATGACCATTCTTGCATCTTTTGCCGTACCCCATCCCCCCATCATCCTGCCGGAAATCGGGCGGGGTGAAGAAAAGAAGATCCAGAAGACTATCGACGCCTACGATACAGTCATGAAGGCGGCCGCGGATCTCAATCCCGATACCCTGGTGATTACCAGCCCCCATGCGGAGCTGTACCTGGATTATTTCCACATCGCCCCCGGCTCCCGTGGCCGGGGCAGTTTCGCCCAGTTCCGGGCACCCCAGGTGGAAATCGCCGTGGACTACGACACCACCCTGGCTTCCCTGATCGCCGATGATGCCCAAAAAGCCGGTATCCCGGCCGGGTTCGAAGGGGAACGGAATCCGGAACTGGATCATGCCACCATGATCCCCCTGTACTTTTTCCGCAAATACAAGCCCCTGGACCAGGTGAAGGTGGTCCGCATCGGCCTGTCCGGTTTTCCGGCGGACGTACACTACAAACTGGGCCAGTGCATCCGCCGGGCCGTGGACCAGCTGGGCCGCCGGGTGGTGTTCATCGCCAGCGGGGATCTCTCCCACAAACTGCTGCCGGAAGGTCCCTACGGCGCAGTGCCCGAAGGTCCGGTATTCGACAGGGCCTGTACAGAATGCCTGGAAAAAAGCGACTTCCTGCGCCTGCTGACCCTGGATGACTCCCTGTGCACCCGGGCCGCCGAATGCGGCCTGCGTTCCTTCTGGATCATGACCGGAGCCTGGGACGAGGTGGCCCTGAAGTCCCGCCTGCTGTCCTATGAAGGCCCCTTCGGCGTGGGCTACGGGGTGGCCTCCTTCTATCCGGAAGGGCCGGATCCCAGCCGCCAGTTCCTGCTGCCCCTGCTCCAGTACCAGAAAAAGCAGAAGGAAGAACGGATCGCCCACGAGGATCCTTATGTGAAACTGGCCCGGCTGTCCGTGGAAACCTTCGTAAAGACCGGGGAACCGGCCCGGCTTCCCGCCCAGCTGCCGGATGAAATGCGGACCACCCGGGCCGGTGCCTTCGTGTCCCTCCACCTCCACGGCCAGCTGCGGGGCTGTATCGGCACCATCAGTCCGGTGCGCTCCTGTGTGGCGGAAGAGATCCTGCAGAACGGCATCTCTGCTGCCACCCGCGATCCCCGGTTTCCCCCGGTACAGCCCTGGGAACTGTCCGACCTGGAATACAATGTGGACGTGCTGGGCAAGCCCGAGCCGGTGGCCGATGCCGGCCAGCTGGACCCAAAGAAGTACGGTGTCATCGTGAAAAGTGCCTGTGATGAACGGAAAGGCCTCCTGCTGCCCGATCTGGACGGGGTGGATACAACGGCTGAGCAGATCAGCATCGCCCGTCAGAAAGGCAATATCGGCGCCAGAGAGCCCGTTGAACTGTACCGGTTCCAGGTGGTGAGACACAAATGA
- the amrS gene encoding AmmeMemoRadiSam system radical SAM enzyme — translation MTQEAKRTCTLCPHHCTLAPGAVGFCRARENAEGTIIDRNYGLLTSLALDPIEKKPLRRFHPGSLILSVGSFGCNLRCPFCQNASISQAGPETARLKVLPRQLLQLALEYREKAGNIGVAFTYNEPLTGYEYVRDCCRLLKENDLSTVLVTNGMIDSRAWQELLPLIDAANIDLKGFTPAFYHWLQGDLETVKTNIKLAVEAGCHVEVTTLVIPGKNDSVDEMEQEAAWLAGISPDLPLHLSRYFPRWQLSTPATPVPTVYHLARVARKWLKHVYEGNC, via the coding sequence ATGACCCAGGAGGCCAAACGCACCTGTACCCTGTGTCCCCACCACTGTACCCTGGCGCCGGGGGCTGTGGGGTTCTGCCGGGCCCGGGAGAACGCGGAGGGAACAATCATAGACCGGAATTACGGTCTCCTTACCTCCCTGGCGCTGGACCCCATCGAAAAGAAACCCCTGCGCCGGTTCCATCCGGGCAGCCTGATCCTGTCCGTGGGCAGCTTCGGCTGCAACCTGCGCTGTCCGTTCTGCCAGAATGCCTCCATCTCCCAGGCAGGCCCGGAGACCGCCCGGCTGAAAGTACTGCCCCGGCAGCTGCTGCAGCTGGCCCTGGAATACAGGGAAAAAGCCGGGAACATCGGGGTGGCCTTCACCTACAACGAGCCCCTGACAGGGTACGAATATGTGCGGGACTGCTGCCGCCTGCTGAAAGAAAATGATCTTTCCACCGTCCTGGTCACCAACGGCATGATCGATTCCCGGGCCTGGCAGGAGCTGCTGCCCCTGATCGACGCCGCCAACATCGACCTGAAGGGGTTCACACCGGCGTTCTACCACTGGCTCCAGGGAGACCTGGAAACCGTAAAAACGAACATCAAACTGGCAGTGGAAGCCGGCTGTCACGTGGAGGTGACCACCCTGGTCATCCCCGGCAAAAACGACAGTGTGGACGAAATGGAGCAGGAAGCCGCCTGGCTGGCCGGCATATCCCCGGACCTGCCCCTGCACCTGTCCCGGTACTTCCCCCGCTGGCAGCTAAGCACCCCCGCCACCCCGGTGCCCACGGTGTACCATTTGGCCAGGGTGGCCCGGAAATGGCTGAAACACGTGTATGAGGGAAATTGCTGA
- a CDS encoding CitMHS family transporter, giving the protein MLLGIAGFIMIGLVVYCLISSKMNAIPIFVAFPIIIALLCGFGPAEVFAFIKKGVGTTMSTAILFLFSIVYFALMNDVGMFDPLMNFLARKAGSNIVLVTIATGIIATIAHLDGTTAGTCLITVPAMLPLYKKLHIRPVVLCCIISAAISIMNLTPWGGPVARTAIILKTDASILWHELLPLQGVGLVIVFLFCVYMGLLEKKRGAGLNPTGKAAELSEDLDMAGADAPADPSLKRPKLVWVNWGVTLVVILLMCFTKIPLYGAFMIGLAAALIINFHSAKEQANAVKRHASAALLTPMILLTTGIFLGILNGTGMMKSMANILINIMPTALGPKLATVMGCLSVPFGMMLGTDSFFFGFMPLCIGVAEKFGVTAHDIAMSMLIGKDFCIMVTPHNATTWLLIGMAGVSLKDQLKFSAPYLWVLSIITVFAAGAIGVFQM; this is encoded by the coding sequence ATGCTGTTAGGTATTGCTGGTTTCATTATGATCGGGCTGGTGGTATACTGCCTGATCTCCTCCAAAATGAATGCCATCCCCATTTTCGTGGCATTCCCCATTATCATTGCCCTGCTCTGCGGGTTCGGCCCGGCTGAAGTGTTCGCCTTCATCAAAAAAGGGGTGGGGACCACCATGTCCACGGCCATCTTGTTCCTGTTCTCCATTGTGTATTTTGCGCTGATGAATGATGTGGGCATGTTCGATCCCCTGATGAACTTCCTGGCCAGGAAGGCCGGGAGCAACATCGTCCTGGTGACCATCGCCACCGGCATCATTGCCACCATTGCCCACCTGGACGGCACCACTGCCGGGACCTGCCTGATTACGGTACCGGCCATGCTGCCCCTGTACAAGAAACTGCACATCCGTCCGGTGGTATTGTGCTGCATCATTTCTGCCGCTATCTCCATCATGAACCTGACCCCCTGGGGCGGTCCTGTGGCCCGTACGGCCATCATCCTGAAGACCGACGCCAGTATCCTGTGGCATGAACTGCTGCCCCTGCAGGGTGTAGGGCTGGTCATCGTATTCCTGTTCTGTGTGTATATGGGCCTTCTGGAAAAGAAACGGGGCGCCGGCCTCAACCCCACCGGAAAAGCCGCTGAACTCAGCGAAGACCTGGATATGGCCGGAGCCGATGCACCGGCAGATCCCAGCCTGAAACGGCCCAAACTGGTGTGGGTGAACTGGGGTGTGACCCTGGTGGTCATCCTGCTCATGTGCTTCACCAAGATCCCTCTGTACGGAGCCTTCATGATCGGCCTGGCGGCAGCCCTGATTATCAACTTCCATTCCGCCAAAGAACAGGCCAACGCCGTGAAACGGCACGCTTCTGCAGCCCTGCTCACCCCCATGATCCTCTTGACCACCGGGATTTTCCTGGGGATCCTGAACGGAACCGGGATGATGAAATCCATGGCCAACATCCTGATCAACATCATGCCCACTGCCCTGGGACCCAAACTGGCCACCGTCATGGGCTGCCTGTCCGTGCCTTTCGGCATGATGCTGGGGACCGACTCTTTCTTCTTTGGCTTCATGCCTCTGTGCATTGGCGTGGCCGAGAAATTCGGTGTGACGGCCCATGACATCGCCATGAGCATGCTGATCGGCAAGGACTTCTGCATCATGGTCACTCCCCACAACGCCACCACCTGGCTGCTGATCGGGATGGCCGGGGTTTCCCTGAAAGACCAGCTGAAGTTTTCGGCACCCTATCTGTGGGTCCTGAGTATCATTACCGTGTTCGCGGCCGGGGCCATCGGCGTTTTCCAGATGTGA
- a CDS encoding DUF6803 family protein translates to MVMTNYMDLLAQNQPWNLILFMVVPVVLAESLVATEFMMAYRGPEQAGGWKSWNHGLSILAGVYFAGVVLYLLTRVVPGLAWKGWTDELAIGAYLLGIVPFGALALMELGVIGRGLEPQKKLLHHFGWLVVFLIVSHVAMVFGMVDPTLTGYQPAPAMMHQMDGMPMQHGSMQHNMDGMQK, encoded by the coding sequence ATGGTTATGACGAATTATATGGACCTGTTGGCCCAGAACCAGCCCTGGAATCTGATCCTGTTCATGGTGGTGCCGGTGGTGCTGGCGGAATCCCTGGTGGCCACGGAATTCATGATGGCCTACCGGGGGCCGGAACAGGCCGGCGGCTGGAAAAGCTGGAACCACGGCCTGAGCATCCTGGCCGGGGTGTATTTCGCAGGCGTGGTGCTCTACCTGCTGACCCGTGTGGTACCGGGCCTTGCCTGGAAGGGCTGGACGGATGAACTGGCCATTGGGGCCTATCTGCTGGGCATCGTCCCCTTCGGCGCCCTGGCGCTCATGGAACTGGGTGTCATCGGCCGGGGACTGGAACCCCAGAAGAAACTGCTGCACCATTTTGGCTGGCTGGTGGTGTTCCTGATCGTCAGCCACGTGGCCATGGTGTTCGGGATGGTGGATCCCACCCTCACCGGGTATCAGCCGGCTCCGGCCATGATGCACCAGATGGATGGCATGCCCATGCAGCATGGCAGTATGCAGCACAATATGGACGGGATGCAGAAATAA